One genomic segment of Culturomica massiliensis includes these proteins:
- a CDS encoding UvrD-helicase domain-containing protein has product MSRLNIYKASAGSGKTFALTLEYFRIIFSVPAEYKNILAVTFTNKATGEMKSRIIKELNRLAEGQSSSYGPILQNEFRLTDEQLKNRAIQLRTMLLHDYGRISVTTIDRFFQRIIKSFTHELGIFPGYNVELDSDFVLLKAVDKVMEEVKDKPELRFWIGELMTAGVEEGKSWRIKARIVELGEELFKENYMLLDDKILTRFSDKDFLKEYQLFLRNIVREYEETLSLLGEKAVSLIESNGLELQDFKGGKNGCAGHFYKLKAGKLDDVTSTARQAVGDTGYWITKSCVPEIRMRIESVFPELNRILASAIETYDTRYRYYLSARQLIANLYQLGILNDLYKKVREYCDEKGIMLLSDTTHILNILIEGNDTSFLFEKTGNYYKHLMIDEFQDTSSLQWRNFRPLVVNTLAEGNQAMIVGDVKQSIYRWRNGDWRLLASRVENEFARLGTNDIILQNNWRSAREIVDFNNVFFREAALELKALYDHSAGEDNAWSEAIVQAYDNLEQVPKRELGGYVDILFGPSKKEEDADTQIMASVTEVIADITRRGGQQKDIVILVRNAKEGAFAANYFMEYNTTASQKINFVSNDSLYVRSSAYVRFIVAVLRYMADPYDIVNKASILLFYYSSIKCCNADKWDAIFKAAKEEELFRFLNSDFTFNSGKILSYSLFETVEAIIDKFSLKDKKEEVPYLIAFQDIVFEYESNNSNSIILFLEWWEKEQMKKVLSTSEDIDAVRILTIHKAKGLEFEHVILPFCSWELDATQPLRRIWCTTREDKFNELEYAPLNYSAKLADTIFKDDYFDEHLKAYVDNLNLLYVALTRAERELYVRPYRPKINKDGSLTVGDIGTFMYQVLERLKGKEQIHFCPDGEMNLQYGTKYQKESTVSEQKPLVLEHYAVYDSEERISIRYKYQDYTDPDQDTRSAVDEGKLLHEIFRMIESEEDVEKALRQMCLNGLISLEDKAVYRAKIEKYLCRPEVSAWFSSDFQVVNERDILFGGGDKVRPDRVLLKGNTAWVIDYKFGNKEEEKYKRQVRYYCHTLQKMGYTSVKGYIWYVVLDKVVPVE; this is encoded by the coding sequence ATGTCCCGGCTAAACATTTATAAGGCTTCTGCCGGTTCCGGAAAAACCTTTGCTTTGACATTGGAATACTTCCGGATCATTTTTTCGGTTCCTGCCGAGTATAAGAATATTCTGGCGGTTACCTTTACCAATAAGGCAACCGGGGAAATGAAATCCCGGATTATTAAAGAGTTGAACCGGCTTGCCGAAGGGCAAAGCAGTAGCTACGGTCCGATTTTGCAGAACGAATTCCGCCTTACAGACGAACAACTGAAAAATAGAGCCATTCAGTTGCGTACCATGCTGTTACATGATTACGGACGCATTTCCGTTACGACCATCGACCGTTTTTTTCAGCGTATCATTAAATCTTTTACTCACGAACTGGGTATATTTCCGGGATATAATGTCGAACTCGACAGTGATTTTGTGCTTTTAAAAGCCGTAGACAAAGTCATGGAAGAAGTAAAGGACAAACCTGAATTGAGGTTCTGGATCGGAGAGTTGATGACTGCCGGCGTGGAAGAAGGAAAATCCTGGAGGATCAAAGCCAGGATTGTAGAGTTAGGGGAAGAGCTTTTTAAGGAAAATTATATGCTCCTGGACGACAAAATCCTGACCCGTTTCAGCGACAAAGACTTCTTAAAAGAATACCAGTTGTTTTTGAGGAATATCGTCCGGGAATATGAGGAAACCCTTTCTCTTTTGGGAGAAAAAGCGGTTTCCTTAATTGAAAGCAACGGTTTGGAATTGCAGGACTTCAAAGGAGGGAAAAACGGATGTGCCGGGCATTTTTATAAGTTGAAAGCCGGGAAGCTGGACGATGTCACTTCAACGGCCCGTCAGGCTGTCGGAGATACCGGTTATTGGATTACCAAAAGTTGTGTTCCGGAAATCCGCATGAGAATTGAATCGGTTTTCCCGGAATTGAATCGCATATTGGCATCTGCCATAGAAACGTACGACACCCGATACCGCTATTATCTTTCAGCCCGCCAATTGATAGCCAATTTATACCAGTTGGGGATTTTAAACGATTTGTATAAGAAAGTCCGGGAATATTGTGACGAAAAAGGGATCATGCTGCTTAGTGATACGACCCATATTTTGAATATACTGATTGAAGGAAACGACACGTCGTTTCTGTTCGAGAAGACAGGGAATTACTACAAGCACCTGATGATAGACGAATTTCAGGATACCTCTTCCTTACAGTGGCGGAATTTCCGGCCTTTGGTCGTCAATACGCTCGCGGAAGGCAATCAGGCGATGATCGTGGGAGATGTCAAGCAGAGTATCTATCGCTGGAGAAACGGAGACTGGCGTTTACTGGCCAGTCGGGTGGAAAATGAATTTGCCCGTTTAGGTACGAATGATATTATTTTGCAGAATAACTGGCGAAGTGCGCGTGAGATTGTCGATTTTAACAACGTTTTTTTTCGGGAAGCAGCCCTGGAATTAAAGGCGTTATACGACCATTCGGCCGGGGAGGATAATGCCTGGTCGGAAGCCATCGTGCAGGCTTATGATAATCTGGAACAGGTACCGAAAAGAGAATTGGGAGGATATGTCGATATTCTGTTCGGACCGTCGAAAAAAGAAGAAGATGCGGATACGCAAATTATGGCTTCCGTAACGGAGGTCATAGCGGATATTACCCGACGGGGAGGACAGCAAAAAGACATCGTAATATTGGTCAGAAATGCGAAAGAGGGGGCTTTTGCGGCTAATTATTTTATGGAATACAATACGACTGCCTCTCAAAAGATAAATTTTGTATCCAATGATTCTTTGTACGTCAGATCGTCTGCCTATGTCCGGTTTATCGTCGCAGTATTGCGGTATATGGCCGATCCCTACGATATTGTCAACAAAGCTTCCATACTTTTATTTTATTATTCGTCGATAAAATGTTGTAATGCAGATAAATGGGATGCTATATTTAAAGCTGCAAAAGAAGAGGAATTATTCCGTTTTCTGAATTCGGATTTTACCTTCAATTCCGGTAAGATATTGTCTTATTCGCTTTTTGAAACCGTAGAAGCCATTATCGATAAGTTTTCTTTGAAAGATAAAAAGGAGGAAGTGCCTTATCTGATAGCCTTTCAGGATATCGTTTTCGAATACGAATCGAATAATTCGAATAGCATTATCCTGTTTCTGGAATGGTGGGAAAAAGAACAGATGAAAAAAGTGCTTTCGACTTCGGAAGATATTGATGCCGTACGTATTTTGACCATTCATAAAGCCAAGGGACTGGAGTTTGAGCACGTCATATTGCCTTTTTGCAGTTGGGAACTGGATGCAACACAACCGCTACGGCGCATCTGGTGTACGACCCGGGAAGATAAATTCAATGAACTGGAATATGCACCCCTGAATTATTCGGCTAAATTGGCGGATACGATATTTAAGGATGATTACTTCGATGAGCACCTGAAAGCTTATGTCGATAATCTGAATTTGTTGTATGTGGCTTTGACCCGCGCGGAAAGAGAGCTATATGTCCGTCCGTATCGTCCTAAAATCAATAAAGACGGTAGTCTGACTGTGGGAGATATCGGTACATTCATGTATCAGGTGTTGGAAAGGTTAAAAGGGAAGGAGCAAATTCATTTTTGCCCGGACGGAGAAATGAATCTGCAATACGGTACGAAATACCAAAAAGAAAGTACTGTTTCTGAACAGAAGCCGCTGGTATTGGAGCATTATGCCGTATATGATTCCGAAGAACGGATCAGTATCAGGTACAAATATCAGGATTACACCGATCCGGATCAGGATACCCGTTCGGCGGTCGATGAAGGTAAATTGCTGCACGAGATATTCCGGATGATCGAGTCTGAAGAAGATGTGGAAAAGGCTCTCCGGCAAATGTGTCTGAACGGATTGATTTCCCTGGAAGACAAAGCGGTTTACCGCGCAAAAATCGAAAAATATTTGTGTCGTCCCGAAGTTTCTGCCTGGTTTTCATCCGATTTTCAGGTTGTCAACGAAAGGGATATTCTGTTTGGCGGGGGAGACAAAGTACGCCCCGACAGGGTGTTGTTAAAAGGAAATACGGCCTGGGTAATCGATTATAAATTCGGGAACAAGGAAGAAGAGAAATACAAGCGGCAAGTCCGTTATTACTGCCATACATTGCAAAAAATGGGGTATACTTCTGTTAAAGGCTACATCTGGTATGTGGTACTGGATAAAGTCGTTCCCGTCGAATAA
- a CDS encoding DUF6340 family protein gives MCRMVLPQVLCRVIALISGLGLILFCGSCSSYRTFEVEVLTPADVTLGQGKKLGYLNRHIRKVQDTSFILYAYEGMTPDELSGLFYQGLTSAWTEDGTRDSIPAFAENLVSYMRSDSIPPAYPAADIQKICRTFCLDYVVSLETYYYTVNERSGSIKSNYCVRLYAADEPAPVDLVVYRDDLTDYLTDEFNFLDFIRANAWDKGALYCKRLIPHWEVTERRVYNRQKVLRMGDIFYRQNDVEQAMKLWEAATKERPETAVQAYLNLAWLSENQGDFEQAIALLKKARELADKNKPAHPDILYLTDYQKTLEKRLKEYNRIEQQLN, from the coding sequence ATGTGTCGAATGGTTCTTCCTCAAGTATTATGCAGGGTGATCGCTCTGATTTCCGGACTGGGACTGATATTATTCTGCGGTTCGTGTAGTAGTTACAGGACATTTGAAGTGGAGGTGCTGACTCCGGCAGATGTCACGTTGGGACAAGGTAAAAAATTGGGATACCTGAACAGGCATATACGGAAGGTGCAGGACACTTCTTTCATTTTGTATGCGTATGAAGGAATGACTCCGGACGAACTGTCGGGTTTGTTTTATCAGGGACTGACGTCTGCCTGGACGGAGGACGGCACACGTGATTCCATTCCTGCTTTTGCCGAGAACCTGGTTTCCTATATGCGCTCTGACAGTATCCCTCCGGCATATCCTGCTGCCGATATTCAGAAGATATGCCGTACTTTCTGTTTGGATTATGTGGTATCATTGGAGACTTATTATTATACGGTGAACGAACGCAGCGGAAGCATAAAAAGTAATTATTGTGTACGTTTGTATGCCGCAGATGAACCGGCTCCGGTGGATTTGGTCGTATATCGTGACGATTTAACGGATTATCTGACCGATGAATTCAATTTTTTAGATTTTATCCGGGCAAATGCCTGGGATAAAGGAGCCCTTTATTGCAAGCGTCTGATTCCGCATTGGGAGGTAACGGAGCGAAGGGTATACAACCGGCAAAAAGTGTTGAGGATGGGGGATATTTTCTACCGGCAAAATGATGTGGAGCAGGCGATGAAATTATGGGAAGCCGCGACCAAAGAACGTCCTGAAACAGCCGTTCAGGCTTATCTGAATTTAGCCTGGTTGTCGGAAAATCAGGGTGATTTCGAACAAGCGATAGCTTTGTTAAAAAAAGCCCGTGAATTGGCAGATAAAAACAAACCGGCCCACCCGGATATCCTGTATTTGACAGATTATCAAAAGACGCTCGAAAAACGTTTAAAGGAATACAACCGTATTGAGCAACAATTGAATTGA
- the fabG gene encoding 3-oxoacyl-[acyl-carrier-protein] reductase, which produces MKLLEGKTALITGASRGIGKAVALAFAKQGANIAFTDLRYDEIAQATEKEIAACGVKAKMYASNAADFAQTATTVEEIAKEFGRIDILVNNAGITKDTLLMRMSEEQWDAVINVNLKSVFNFSKAVSAVMLKQKSGSIISMSSVVGVSGNAGQANYSASKAGIIGFTKSIAKELGSRNIRANAVAPGFIITDMTAQLSEDVRKEWAAKIPLRRGGTPEDIADVCLFLASDLSRYVTGQVIHVCGGMNM; this is translated from the coding sequence ATGAAGTTATTAGAAGGAAAAACGGCCCTCATTACCGGTGCATCTCGTGGAATCGGTAAAGCAGTGGCTTTGGCATTTGCCAAACAAGGTGCTAACATTGCATTTACAGATTTAAGATACGATGAAATTGCCCAGGCTACGGAAAAAGAGATTGCAGCTTGCGGAGTTAAAGCGAAAATGTATGCTTCGAATGCTGCTGATTTCGCACAGACGGCAACTACAGTCGAAGAAATAGCTAAAGAATTCGGTCGCATCGATATTCTGGTAAATAATGCCGGTATCACCAAAGATACCTTATTGATGAGAATGTCTGAAGAACAATGGGACGCTGTCATCAATGTGAATTTGAAATCTGTGTTCAATTTCAGTAAAGCGGTATCGGCTGTCATGCTCAAACAAAAGAGCGGGTCTATTATCAGCATGAGTTCTGTAGTCGGTGTCAGCGGAAATGCCGGACAGGCTAATTACTCCGCTTCCAAAGCCGGTATTATCGGCTTCACGAAGAGTATTGCCAAAGAACTGGGTTCCCGCAACATCCGGGCCAATGCTGTTGCCCCCGGATTCATTATTACGGATATGACGGCTCAATTGTCGGAGGATGTACGTAAGGAATGGGCTGCCAAGATTCCGTTGAGAAGAGGAGGTACCCCGGAGGATATCGCAGATGTATGTCTGTTCCTGGCTTCAGATCTTTCAAGATATGTTACCGGTCAGGTTATACATGTTTGCGGGGGAATGAACATGTAA